In Phenylobacterium hankyongense, the sequence AAGCTGTGCGATGCGCCGCGATAGACCTCGGCCCGCACGGGCACGCCGGCGGCGCGCAGTCGGTCCGACATCGCGTAGCTCTGGCTGGAGAGCACGTCGCATTCAGGGATGGTCAGGAAGGCGGGCGGCAAGCCGCGCACATCGGCGGTGATGCTGCGCGCCAAGGGGCTGTTCCGATCGTCCGCCGAGGCCACGTAGTTGTTCCAGAAGTACTCGACCTCGTCGCTGGTCAGCATGTACTCCGGCCCGCCGAACCGCGCGTGGTCCGCCTCGCTGCAGACGTCGTCGAAGGCGGTGTAGTTCAGCAGCATGCCCTTCAGGAGATCGCCATCTCCCTCGTCGCGCAGCACCAGGGCGACGCCGACCGACAGGTTGCCGCCGGCGGAGTCGCCCCCAATGGCGATGCGGCCCGGGTCGACTCCGAGCTCGCGGCCCGCCTTGGCCAGCCAGCGCACGGCGTCGATCGACTGCTCCAGGGCCACGGGAAATTTGGCTTCCGGAGAC encodes:
- a CDS encoding alpha/beta hydrolase fold domain-containing protein; this translates as MSDSVTSLHGEDLDPAIRRFIQTTGAEFRRHAGDGAPSPVEIRRICELVRAPWRQGGPAMRRTTEVFAPTRHGEVRLRVYDPSETAGKPALVYLHGGGWTMFSLDTHDRLMREYAARADVVVVGVDYALSPEAKFPVALEQSIDAVRWLAKAGRELGVDPGRIAIGGDSAGGNLSVGVALVLRDEGDGDLLKGMLLNYTAFDDVCSEADHARFGGPEYMLTSDEVEYFWNNYVASADDRNSPLARSITADVRGLPPAFLTIPECDVLSSQSYAMSDRLRAAGVPVRAEVYRGASHSFLEAVSISELADRALQDGSEWLRQTLNAG